The Alkalibacter saccharofermentans DSM 14828 DNA window AGGATTTTATTTGTCATGGAGTTCCATCCCCTATAGCATGGAGAAAATATATTGAGTATAGAGAAACCAAAGCTGAATCAAAAGTAAGTCAGGTAGAGTTTCGGAATAAGGATAAAGGCTGGAAGCAATTCTCCGTATCTTTTATCTTTGAGAATGATATTGGGTATAGCAAAAACTTAAATGAAGACTTGTATATGAGAGCATTTTTAAAAGATTTATGTTTGAGACCATCTTGTTATGATTGTGAATTTAAGACCTTGAATAGACAAAGTGATCTTACTCTTGCAGATTTTTGGGGAATCGAAAAAGTATTACCAGAAATGGATGACGATAAAGGAACTTCATTGATTATTGTTAATAACAAAAAAGGACAAGAAGTTTTTAACAGTATTTCGGGTAATATGAAATTTAAAGAAGTTGATATTAATGAAGCTGTTAAGTATAATTCAGCAGCAATTAAATCAGTAAACTATAATCCAAAACGAAAAGAGTTTTTAAGTGCCTTAAACACTATGCCGTTCAATAAATTAGTTGATAAATATTGTGATGAATCTTTCGTGGTTAAATTTAAGAGAAGAGCTAGAAGAGTAATAAAAAATGCGCTTAAATAGATAGAATCGACTGAATTTGATATTTAAATAGTTCATCAATTTGAATAAGAAGGAGATAATCAATGAAGTCATTAATAAAAAAAATACTACCTGATGGCCTTATTTTGTTAGCTAGAAGAATAAGACAACGG harbors:
- a CDS encoding Coenzyme F420 hydrogenase/dehydrogenase, beta subunit C-terminal domain; this translates as MIDKMIKANKDCMGCHACKNVCPTQCIIMTPDEEGFLYPKVEYSLCVKCKKCISVCPIINKARIVNNPQAYAAINKDEQIRLSSSSGGIFTLLAENAIKDDGVVFGAGYSEKFEVAHKSVEKIEELCELRGSKYVQSKIGNSYKLAKDFLDSGRKVLFSGTPCQIAGLNSYLNRSYENLITQDFICHGVPSPIAWRKYIEYRETKAESKVSQVEFRNKDKGWKQFSVSFIFENDIGYSKNLNEDLYMRAFLKDLCLRPSCYDCEFKTLNRQSDLTLADFWGIEKVLPEMDDDKGTSLIIVNNKKGQEVFNSISGNMKFKEVDINEAVKYNSAAIKSVNYNPKRKEFLSALNTMPFNKLVDKYCDESFVVKFKRRARRVIKNALK